GGTGTACCAACACTTCTGAGACCAATTGAGTGATACTTGAAAAAGTGTGAGCTTGAGAGTTAGTGAGGGTGATTTTTGCTAACCTTAActtgttattgtttgtgttttgtttagTATTTCTTATTAGGTACGATGTCTTCGGGTGAAGGAAGTCCAAGATCCTCGAGAGAGGTAACCATGGATGCTTTGTTGGCGGCCATAATGAGCGTGAAACATGATCTTAGTGGTCAAATAGAGAGGATGGAAGAAATGATGGACGGGATGGAGGGTTCCTTTTCAAGGAGAATGGAGGATACATTAGAAGTTCGTTTAGATTCCAACCATTCAAGTCCGAAACACTACCACGCCTCGACTAGTGGACCTGCTACCACCCCAGATACATTTTCCCAATTGCTCAATCCACCTAGACCAACCCCCCATGAACCCATCCACCAAGTTCCTACTTATCCTAAAAACCGAAGTCAAGTCCATCAAGAAGCTTCCTAAATCTGAGGCCCCCTTGATATGCCGAGAGCACCACTAAACCAAAACCAACCTATCCAAATTGATGATGTAGAAGGTGAAGGTCTTTATGGAGGTGAGGGGTTTCATGAAGCAACTTTCTTTGCGGAATTTATGCGGAATAGAAGAAGAGCTTATGGCGGGGGACATAGAGGCCGAGGAGAAAGAGTTGGAccgtgtaacaccccgtattcaagtacatatattggcgtattcaagtacgtgtattggtcttatttatatggaattaatttctttattttatttataccggaatttgcccgtcgatggttccatgcgaaggttattgaataagctttccaatgatatacagatttccaaaaacggatagatttcggatataatcgaaactataaaacggtggccgggatactgggaatagtaaatgtgcaggaaaatttcctgcacacaaactactgaggctagccaattttttgggtcaactttgaacgatcataactcccttaatataatgaactgggagagatgcgacctatgaaaagaaagatctttgagtcttatttccaattcaattggtttcatccaaatccaacgtctgagtaaggagttatactcgttttacttcagcctctcaaaacagatttttagggtcaacttcaaacgaccataactccttgtacagaacGAACTGGatgtcctactttatatgaaatgaaatccctttaaattatctttccaacgataccaatttcacccaaatccaatatcagagcaaagagttatggtcgatctactttagcttatcaaaacagtccaccaaaggacagatttgacattatttaaattttaaaggcactttggtcattccctatgatattatggacggaaatatgtgtatatatacatgtatatgagttcaaaaacacatttttatcatcaatcattgagaaagaacaaaccctagccaaatttgacctttaaattacttttgattcaactgtagaaattccaaagtaatccaataactgcgtttgtcatctcgaaagcttcgaacgacacctattatttgtgcaaacaggattgaataatcaagaggtgaattctaaggtatgaatattgtttgcctttgttctcttccacaTTTATATGTGTGATAAATGATTTTATGTATtgattgttattgaaaggtgatgaaaatagggttatggactattttgcatggtttggttatattgaattatggaaggtggatatgataattgagttatggaaggtggatatggtgatatactattgaattgatgattatttatgcctatggctcaatttggtttaatggattggttgaaAGGAtcaatgaatccaaacttgatattggaggatgttgtatgaatatgcatggtatgtgaatgtaattggagtataggagggttaaagtgacaccctttatggtgtaattaaggcttactacttaaccactagtttggtgaattcaaataattgaattgtgacgttttgtcgctaatactagattgctatatatgtttattgtggataagtaatccgaaaagacgggaagttcatttgggactagtattgaaggttgatagtcaggtatgtaaagcatactctataccatatctttggcatgaaagtgaacaattgttctattaagaaagttttcaaagttattcagtaacatatgatccataatgattttgtatgatgtcctacgttactaatgaacttgtttccaccctacaagatgtcaagacattccaatacttacttgttttccaaatattacatgtttattgcactaatgaatgccagaaggtatccggttactcaaacaagatccatgtgctattaatgactccaaaacgtttcattgatataccaataagttcctacttcattgttatggcattgatgactccaaaacacttcattgatgtgccaatgagttcttacttcattgttattgcattgatggtctatttatatatctcttattgatgtatcattatttcaaagtatcaaaaatgtggtggcgaccgaaataacaatctcaaagattaattgaactaagtgatggaagttctctcttatcgagtggtatcccaggggcataagcctatcatgggtcgatccctatttatgtgtttatgggtgatatcccaggggcataagcctagcatgggtcgatcccagttgatatgtactggaggcagcctaatggtcacagtacagtacagtaatgattacaaagatgataagaatgaaggtaaagtgattgaataaatacaatgtacaggttgtcacaagttctagtaaatGTGGTCCACTccttacgatttattcacttgttttttatttctattgagctcctatatcatatgtgattatctacagctttacatactcagtacatatttcgtactgacgtcccatacgggggacctacatttcatgttgcaggcacaggtacctcaactcataAATCGCAGAAGTAGAAACTAGGATACccaactgcttttggtgagctccagtttgcttcggggctttccgtatCATATCCAGACACTTTtcgtattgtatagaagttagttatatggcggggtgtgtcccgaccttagttaaactctgtgtattgtctagaggctttgtagacctaatgtacagtcaaggtggtgttttgttaatagacgtgatggctccaacgaccaagtattgtatatacatatatatgtatgctcgagcttatacaggtgattatttccttttatatgcgacatgatgctgtccgaatcttgggttgtcatagaggtatgcatgggaagtataaggttatgagatggttctcccgAACCTCCTCgattatgggtgccagtccgccccaataggatttgaggcgtgacagacCGGCTCCTTATGGTGGGGGCAACTTGGGATACCGTTCTCATATTCAAGAAGGTCTCGTGGACTAAAGAGGCAATGTGGGTAGAGACCCGAGCCTAAATTCCATTATGATCACTCTTCCTTCTTTTAAAGGGACTAGTGATCCATCTCTCTATCTTGATTGGGAGTTACAATGTAATCGGATTTTCCAACTCAACGAGTTAACTTCCCAAAAGAAAGTCGCACATGTCATTGCTCAATTTGAAGGTTATGCATCTACTTGGTGGGAGACAAAGCAGTTACAACGGGTAAGGAATGATAATCTTGACCTtccaaatttggattaattaaaAGCTCTTATGAGGGAGAGATATGTCATGGAAAGGTACAAACAAGAGCaactaacaaagctctacaacttgaggcaaggagaTAGAAGTGTGGAGgagtattatgatgagtttcaaaacTTGATCCTACATCTTGACATAGTCGAACCTCCAAATCATTTCCTAGCTTAGTTCAAGGGTGGCTTGTGCTATGAAGTTGTTTCTCAATTAGTTGTCCACAAGTTTGACCGAATTGAGGACCTTGTAGAATTGGCCATTGAAGTTGAAAGGAACAATCATGGTAAGAAGACCTTCGAGTGGGACAAGTCCTACAAGCCCTTAGAGAAGAAGCCATTTGATAAAACAATCCAAAGGTATCCATGACTTGAAGGTACTAATTCTTTCACTCCTAATCTTAAGGGTATTGcttgttttaaatgtcaaggttggggtcaCAAAGCTAGCGAGTGCCCAAACTGAAGGAACATTGTACTAGTGGAGGGTGATCCTTATTTTGTTGgggataaaatgaccaaaaataatGTTAGTGAAGGAACCCCTCAAGAGGATGATGGAAATGATGGTGAACCTGAGAGGGTGGTGGAAGAAGGGAAAGTTAATGTGCCTTGCGGATTGATGAGGAGAACACCTCATGATGATGCTTGGCCTGAAGAAGGTGAGGTATTGATTCCACTTTGACCTCTTGATGATGAAGAACCCGAGAGTACACTATGGTCCTTGCTCCAAGGAAGTACATTTTTCCTTTTGTCTTGTTTCTTATCACGCTTAGGTGGATAGACAAGTATTTCTTTTGGTGCTTAGAAGGGTATCTTATTCCCTAAGCTCCCACGGCATGTGTAGAATGTACACTCCTGGTTTGATATTTTTCTGTTGATTATGCTAACtttaaccctcatgtcatgaggaatATGTGTTCTTTTGTCTCCTCTATTATTTTGAAAGTTtgaattcgaggtcgaatccttttttaAGAAGGGGAGAATGATACGAGTACAATCGTGATTGTGGATCAATACGTAAAGAACTCGTGCTCGGGTGACTGGCCAactaatggaacaagctttgaagtgttggctcattaaggacattttagtcattttgtaataagttgtaacctaggctataaatagaacatattaggtcattttctcataacttagatgatattttgagagctccttaagagtgttcatacaagtgtggatatcacttgtgacaagtgtggaatcacttgtgttggttgaTTGCtttgaaacgttggttgcttggaaattccgttcccttgaggtcaccgtaagaacttgatgttatttgtatgaattcttgggtcttagtgttcaatatacactttggttcatagtgtttgtgcattgtgtgtcaagttatctatcattcaatcttattattgttgtggtgttcattctcagttttgggtgtccaaacccgagaccttgttgtgtcatttttgttcttgttattgtgttgtaatcttagtttgACACCTTAGAATCCTGTTGTTATGATGCTTGTATTATTATTGTGTAGTGAATCCAAGAAGGGTCAccaaaaggggtcctcggttcttcaaatcatggactgttttggtgtgtgttagtgtcttccttgtcgatcttgtatcaccTTAGAACTATCtgtattatcaatgataaaaccTTGTGGCAGTTGTATGTATACTTTCTCATACAAATCTCCTTGCAAAAAAGCATTATCAACATCCATTTGTTGGATCAACCATCCATTAGCAGTAACCATTGAAATTACTGTCCTTGCTATCACCATTTTAACAACAGGTGAGAAAGTCTCTTGATAGTCAAGTCCTTCCTTTTGATTGTATCCTTTTGCCACTAATCTTGCCTTGTATCTTTCAACTTGTCCATCAGCTTTGTACTTGATCTTAAACACCCATTTGCATCCAATTGCTTTCTATCCAACGGGTAGAGTTACAACCTTCCAAGTACCATTATTCTCAAGAGCATGTATTTCAGATTTGATCGTAACAACCCATTTTGCATCTTTGACAGCTTAAGCATAATTTTGAGGTTCAGTTTCAACAGAGAGCTTAGCTATGTACCTTTGATAGGATACCGATAAGCTAGTGTAATCAACACTCTTACTAatataatataagcatgaatgagcCGACTTTAATTTACAACTAGTAACAAAGTCCATTTGCCATATAGGAGGCTTACGTACTCTGCTACAAGTCCTTCTATGCAAATCTGGAGCATGAGGACTCGAGTTGCAGCTGGGGGATCAATCAATTCATCTATAATGAGTTCCTCACCCCGAAGCTGTCCATTAGTGTCTACAAGTTGCACAATGTTGTTGGGAAGTTCTGATGTTATATTTAAATCTTCAACATGCACATTAGTGTGCTTTGTAGGCGTGAAACCAATATCTTCTACAACCAGATCACTCATACTACTTGGAAATTCTGGTTGAAACGGAAAGACGTGTTCATAAAAAACATCTCTACTAACAAAGAAATGTTTATTCTCAAAATCATAAAGTTTGTAACCTTTTTGTGTTGTGCCATAGCCCATCATCACCGACTTAGTGGCCCTAGCACCAAACTTGTCTCATTTAGTAAAATTAGTAGCATAACATAGTCTCCTTTAGTCAAATTAGTAGCATAACATAGACAACCAATTATCCTCATTTGAGATACGCTTGCTTGCTTGTTATAAAGCATGTATAAAGGTGTCTTATTTCCTAAAATAGTGGATGGAACTCtattaatcacatatacagcagCTGTGATACATTCTCCCCAAAATCTTATGGGTAAGTGACCCTGGAATCTGATAGACCTGGCAGTTTCAAGGATGTGTCTATGTCGTCTATCCatcactccattttgttgtggagtatAAGGGCATGAACTTGGTTGTATTATACCATAACGTGTGAACAAATCCTTACATTGTGCATTAAAGAAATCACCACCATTATCAGAGCTGAATAAATTGTGTCTTTATCATGATTAAGAAATTCTTAAGCACAGTGCAAACATCAGATTTAAGGTGCATAAGAAATACCCAAATCCATCTAGAATGATCGTCCACCAAAGTGAGAAAAAATCTCATATTATTGTGAGTAGCAAATTTATATGGTCCCCATACATCCATatgaatcaaatcaaaacaacGAGAGGCCCTATTGTTGCTATTAGGAAATGGAAGTCTAATTTGCCTTGCAAATGGACATATATCACAATATTGTAAGAAAAGATTTTGCTTATTTTCAACTACATATAATTTTCTGAGAACAGCCATGGGTACATGCCCCATTCTCTTGTGCCAAAGTGAACCTTCTTCACTGCATCCTGCTGCAACTAGTGACTACATACTTCCAtctgtgtattttatttttccataTGTACTTCTAGCATTTGTTCGTAGTGTATACAACCCACCCTTCTCTTCACCAATCTCCTTCACCCTCCCAGTGAAGAGAACCTAGAGAATGAAGAAGTCAGGGGGAAAAAGGGCACAACAGCTCAGGTCCTTTGTCAATTTTGCTACAGACAAAAGATTGAACTTAAACTCAGGCACACATAAAACATTGTGAACTACATCACCTCCATTCAACTGAATATTCCCAGATTGTGTAGTCACGACTGACTCACCATTAGGTAACTGAACTCTCCTTGGATTATCAACTAACAAAAAAGTGTTTAGCAAAGATTTATCACACACCATGTAGTTAGTAGCACCATTGTCCACTATCCATTGCTTACAATCATTATCTATTTTAGATGAGAGAGCATAAGCGGCAAAAATACATATTGTGTTAGCAGCTGGATCTGCAATCAGTGGCATGATTAGCATCTGCAATATATGATTATACTGATCTAGAGTGGAGTATGGATGTATCCCATGTGATGAAGAATTTTTAGGTTGAGTGATCATAGGAGCTGCATTTACCCTGTGCTTCCCTTTAAAATCAGTTGGATAGCCTATCAGTTTGTAGCATGTCTATTTGGTGTGGCCTTTCATATTGCAATAGCTACATTGTATTAACTTGTAGCATGTATCCCTGGAATGTCCTCTCATATTACAGACATCATAATACTGGTGTGGAGACTTTCTAGATCTCTGAGAAGTACTTAGTATTGAACTCCCACCTCCATAGGTGTTTGAACCTCCTACATTCCCTGCATAACTACATATGCATATTTACCTCTATTAGAAAACATTGTTGTATGTTCCATATTACCAATATCACCACATTTGCCAGAAAAAGATGTTGTTTGATCAACTGAGCCTTCACCAGTATACTGTTCTCCAGATATCGCTCATTGACTTTCGTCCTGAATTATCATTGCATAGCATTGATTCAAAGTAGGTGTAGGGTTCATAAGAAGAATTTAACTTCGTGCCTGACTGTATCCGTCGTTCAAACCCATCAGAAATTGTAATTACCTTTGTCTTACCAAATTGTCTGCATATTCCTTAGATGTTGGACAATCACAGCAAGGAGGTGGTGTAATTGAATCAAACTCATCCCAAAGGTCCTTTAACTTCCAGTAATACAACAACAGACGAAATACCTTGGGATAGTGTGGCTATGGACTTACGAAGGTGGTAGATTCGCGACATATTCACTTTATCAAATCACTCCTTCAAATCATTCCATAGTACGGTTGCATTCGAACAGAAGAGAATGCCACTAATCAACTCCTTACTAATATTGTTCACAATCAACGAAATCATAATTGCATTGCAGCGATCCCAGTCTTGTTTCTCCGATTCCTCAGTAAAATCATCATGCTTAACTGTTCCATCAATGAACCCTAATTTGTTCTGAGTTAACAAATTTAAACGTATTGCATGACTCCAAAGTGTATAATTCTCCATTCCTACCAGTTGAATTTCAATTTGTAAAGTACCAGCAACATCTGAAGCCGATAAAAACAGAGGATGATTGTGATGTGGTTTATCCTCCATTATTGACCTTTGCGTTCGAAAATGAAGCTTTTTACTGCAATGAATCactcaatattcacaaaattaagTGGAAAAGGTCCTAGATTAAGTTGATTtcggctttgataccatgtcaaaATATGCAGAATTTTGTGAACTACAACAAGAGTAATATGGCACTCTTCTTTTGATTGAGGAGAAAAAATGGAAAGTTCTGTACAAGGCAATGGTATTTATACTAATTCTATCACTTAACAAACAAAATCTTAACAACTTAACTAACTAAATCACCACAAAATATTTGTAACTAACTGCCAGCTGGCTGTCACTACAAAAAAATTGTGTTTAGCAACAGATAAAAAACATTGCTAATCAACATATATCGTCGCTATATCAATTTAGAGATGGATCAACGACGAAATATGTGTCGTTGCTATTTTGCGCGTTGCTAACTATTTagcaatggaaaaaataaaatccgtTGCCAATTTTGCAACGTCACAGAGACAATCTACATCCGTTGCCATTTTGTAGCAACGAATATATTCgttgttatatttataaatatcgTTACTAATTTCATATTGTAATTCATCATTTTGATTATTTCGTGACCAAATATTTCATAGCTAGTCCGTCGCTAAAAATTTTGTTATGTAGTccccaattttttaaaattcttaaaatatccaacattcatataaaagaaCCCACATATATAGAGAgcaaaatcttcttaaaatttccaacattcatataaaagaaCCCACATATATAGATAGCAAAATCTAAACATCCACAATACCAAACATAGCAACATCTAAACACATAATTATATCCAAAACATCCATAGTACCAAACATCAACCAACTATCCTTAAAACAACCCACATCATCCACAATACCAAAGATAGCAAAAGCTAAACACAATTCATGAGAAGCTAAAGATGATATCTTTCCACAAGAAACACAAAGAGTTTGCCCGTAGTAGCCTTTTGCTTCAGATCCAAGACCAAATACTCTTCGCTTCTTTTCTCCTCCGACAGCTTAGTAATATGCTTCAAATTGATCAATATCAGATTCTGATAATGTTTTTTCTCGTaatatttcttcaaatctttTCTGTAATAGAGGAAGTGAAATCATAACGGATTGTACTTAAAAATGATTAGATGCCAAAAactactttaaactaaaaaaataagaattaagtaAACTACTACATTAAGATTTAGTCTTACATGGATGATTCGGGAACATTCATCAACGAAAGATTTTCCATCATGACCATGTATGTATGCAATCACATGGGAGAGAACATTCAGCATTTCAAGGGGGTGTAAAATTTCACATACAGACAATAATCCTTGTGTTAGTCAAACTATCTTTACATAAGAAAAGTGTATTCAAGAAAtgatatatttaaatatctatagCTAATTAAAGAAGTTTAGAAGTTGTAGTTTATGTTTTACTAGGACAGTTGAAACCAAATGAAATTGTTGATACTTGAATGATCATATGCACTCCAAAATTATAACAACTAACCACTacttataataaaagaaataagcaaaTTGTAGATGATCATTGTAAAGTGTGAAATTTTATCAGTAGGGTAGATGATATAGAGGATTAGAATAGACAACCTCAACTAGTCCGAGATTAGAGTTGATCGATTGActgatttcatatatgaattgATAATTCGACCCACACTACAACAACTTTACTCTATAAGATATACTCGCCACCGTTGACGGATGAGATCCTAATCGTTCTATCTCTTTAACCAATGAACCCAAAAGTTCACAGTTTTGACCATTATCAACTTATCTCAAATAGCTAACAtttatgttttcttgattttgtcaTAAAAAATCTGAGAAGGCTTGACTGAAAGCTGAAATTTGTAGAGACGCACAGAGGCCAACACCAGGAAGGGAAAGGGATATAACAGTTGGGAGATAAACACACTTTTTTCTTGGGGAGGGAGGATGCATGAATGTGTAAGATTGTAACAGCATGGCGCCATTTCAAATCTGATGGCTATTTGCAACAGTTTAACTCAGAATAGCTAACATAACATTTATCGAGAGATAGATAAGTTCATTAAATGAACAGAAATTAAGTGGTAATTTTGTTGATCAACAcaatttcgaaaaaaaaaatgtcaCTATGTAGATAGCAAGATATAGACATGTATGCACCTGGTAAATCCGTCTTAAGGTCTACTGTCAATTGCACTGCAGTGAGAGAATCATCCTCGCCTCTCGTAGCCAGCACAACTCTAGAGTCCCCAATATTATCAATAACAAGATTCTTACTctgccaaaaaataaaataaaagtgttcATATTTAGAATAAAATGGTAGAAAAACTAGCTAGCTTCAACTTGCTGAATATGTCGACGAACCTGTTTAACCAGGGTTACAGCTGTTGCTCCACTACAGAAGCAATCAATATTTGTATAGCTTTTGAGTTCTCTATCCATAACATTATAAGCCTTCAGAAATGACTCCTTTAATGTTTGAAATACCTCTAGGTGCTTTTCAGTCTCTTCAACATCAATGAAGAGTCTTGACTCCTCACCAGCGATGAGGAAAGCATCCTCGAGATATAGGCTACTCCCCGTGTTGAGACTGATCTCTCTTAGAACATCTTCACTTTTCTCGCAGAACATCCTCGGGAAAGCAtcctcaccttacatttctgcgCGGGGCTGTTATTTCtagcttgaacccgtgacctactgatcacatggcagcaactttaccagttactccaaggctccccttcccaGCCGTGAAAAGAGGAAGGACGATAAATGGAATGATGAGGAGCCCATCCTATATACATGTTCAATAACAATTACATATCCCAAGAGAAAACCTTTCCTATCCCGTCAGGAAGTAGTGACATAAATTAACTATCGAGAAAGAGTATTCAGTTGCCAAGTATCTCATAATATTACAATGCATTCGTAATTGATCTTCTTccacagatatacacatataacatagACGTCAGAAAATAAAGTATTTGTTTAACTTCCAAATGGTTTTTCATGTAACTGTGTACTTATCCATGACAGGAACGGGAAGTAGCTAGCCATAAGATAACTATCTATAAAGAGTATGCAATAGCCAGGCCTCTCATAACATCATTCGTCATTAAACTTCTTCCACAAATATACACTTGCTATCAGAAACTAAAGCATTTGTCCAACTTGCAAACAACA
The window above is part of the Capsicum annuum cultivar UCD-10X-F1 unplaced genomic scaffold, UCD10Xv1.1 ctg71729, whole genome shotgun sequence genome. Proteins encoded here:
- the LOC107862674 gene encoding probable protein phosphatase 2C 33 isoform X1, whose product is MFCEKSEDVLREISLNTGSSLYLEDAFLIAGEESRLFIDVEETEKHLEVFQTLKESFLKAYNVMDRELKSYTNIDCFCSGATAVTLVKQSKNLVIDNIGDSRVVLATRGEDDSLTAVQLTVDLKTDLPDLKKYYEKKHYQNLILINLKHITKLSEEKRSEEYLVLDLKQKATTGKLFVFLVERYHL
- the LOC107862674 gene encoding probable protein phosphatase 2C 33 isoform X2 — protein: MFCEKSEDVLREISLNTGSSLYLEDAFLIAGEESRLFIDVEETEKHLEVFQTLKESFLKAYNVMDRELKSYTNIDCFCSGATAVTLVKQSKNLVIDNIGDSRVVLATRGEDDSLTAVQLTVDLKTDLPEKI